The Streptococcus oralis Uo5 genome includes a window with the following:
- a CDS encoding GNAT family N-acetyltransferase, which yields MISLELLSEANSLDVYSFEKENREYFERNLPPRPANYFDLEGFKEITRELLTEQTNRAVYMHLIRDSQGVMVGRINLSVLDGDRKTAELGYRIGENVSNLGYASEAVKLVLDKAFTTYGFNRIIAGTARDNLASQRVLLKNGFIFSKMIENDLQIHNEWVHTAVFEIRRP from the coding sequence ATGATCAGTTTAGAGTTGCTGTCTGAAGCAAATAGTCTAGATGTCTATTCTTTTGAAAAAGAAAATCGGGAGTATTTTGAGCGGAATTTACCTCCTAGACCAGCTAACTATTTTGATTTAGAAGGTTTTAAAGAAATCACGAGGGAATTGTTAACAGAACAAACCAATCGGGCTGTCTACATGCATCTTATTAGAGATTCGCAAGGTGTTATGGTCGGAAGAATCAATTTAAGTGTCTTAGATGGTGATCGGAAAACAGCAGAACTTGGGTATAGAATTGGGGAAAATGTTAGCAATTTAGGCTATGCCAGCGAAGCGGTTAAACTTGTTTTAGACAAAGCCTTTACTACTTATGGTTTTAATAGAATCATTGCAGGAACGGCAAGAGATAATCTAGCTTCTCAGAGAGTGCTTTTAAAAAATGGTTTTATCTTTAGTAAAATGATAGAAAATGACTTACAAATTCATAATGAGTGGGTTCATACAGCAGTATTTGAGATAAGGAGACCATAA